The genomic DNA GTCGCGGAAGACTTTCACCGCGTCGTCCGGGCCCATGTGGACATTGCGAAAACTCTCCGGGAAATACGCGCCGATGGGCAGCAGCGCGACCTGCGGCTTGAGGCGCACGCCGATGTCCTTGAAGCCCTCGAAGTAGGCGCTGTCGCCGGCGTGATAGACTGAACGGCCCTGGTGTTCCAGCACGAAACCGCCGTAGCCCCGGTGCTGGTCGTGGAGCATCCGTGCGCCCCAGTGTTTGCACGGCGTGAGCGTCACGCGCCAGTCGCCGTGCTGAAAGCTTTCCCACCACTGCAACTCCACGATGCGCGAGAAGCCCAACCCGCGCGCCAGATCCCCCATGCCCCACGGCATCACGCCGATCTTCGGATGCGGCAGCCGTCGGAGCGTCGGTTTGTGGAAGTGGTCGAAGTGCGCGTGCGTCAGCAGCACCAGGTCAACCGGCGGCAGGTCCTTCAGCTTGAGCCCCGCGCGCTTGATGCGTTTGATCAGGAAGAGCCAGTTGGCGAAGTTCGGGTCCACCAGCACGTTCAAGTCCGTGAACTGCACCAGGAACGACGCGTGCCCGATCCACGTCACCGCCATCTGCCCCTCGCGCAGGCGCGGGAACGCTGGCGCCCGGTGCGCGCCCGTGCGGCGCGTGAGCCACGCCTTCCACACCATCTCGCGGAAGAATGTGCGCGGGCTGAAGTGTCTGCTGGGGGTCAGGTCGCTGAAGGATCGCGGCAGGCGCCGCCGCGGTTTGTCGGCGCCGGGATGACTTGGGCCGGGGTCGGAGGTCATCGGGATGCGTGGCCAACTTAGGCCGCGTCCTGAATATTGGCCAACTCATTCCGTCGAACACGCCAACAATCACCAAAGAAAGGGATCGATGAAACTCACGCTGGCCATGCTCCTCGTCCTCGCCTTGTTCAGCGCAAAGGCCCCGAGGGCAGCCGCCGGGGATCGTGAATGGGCCACGGCCGGGAAAGTCCTCACCGGACTCCTGGCGGCGAAGGTCATCCACGAAATCGCCGAACCCCGCCGCGTGGTCGTGCAAGCGCCGCCGCAAGTCATTTACTACCAGCCCGCACCGGCCTTCGTCGCGCCGCACCAGCCCCAGATCATCTACGCGCCGCCGCCGCAGGTCTTGGTGCAGCAGCCCGCGGTTCAGGTTCAACCTGCTCCTGTCTATGTCCAGACGGCGCCGGCGGGACCAGTCGTCTACGTCCAGCAGGTGCCGGTCATGGTGCACCCTGCGCCTGTCGTGACTTACACTTACGGGCCGGTCTGCCGACCCCGCGTGTTTATCGGCGCTCGCTGGTAGTCCATTTCAAAGGAGGACTGATTGGGTTAAATCCCGCCGGACGCTCGTCCGGCGGGTTTTTCCTTTGCAGGAGGCGTGCCTGCTGAAGCGCCGCGGAGCGCGCCTTGATTTCAGCGCATTTACGAAGTCATCCGCGCTCCGGCGCGAAAAACCGTCCCGCATCCGCGCGAGCTTCACGCCAGCCAATTGCGCAGCACAGCCAGGTCCTTCTTCATCACCGCAAGCAGCTCCGCGCGTCCATCGGGCAGCTTGAACTCATGGTGCTGCGAGATGGGGCCGGGTTCATGCGGATTCGCGCGTGCGGTTTGGCTTACTTGAAGAACAACAACTTCACCCCCACCAGCACCAGAAACGCGCCGAAGCCGCGCTTGAGCATCTCGGACGGAATGTGCCCGACCAGCAGCGCGCCGAGATAGCCCCCGAGGATCGCCATCGGGATGAGCGATGCCGCGGCGCGCCAGTCCACGTGGCCCTGCGCGTGATGCTTGATCGTGCCGGAGAGCGCGGTGGGGATGATCACGGCCAGCGAGGTGCCGACCGCCATTTTGATGTCCATTTTCAGCAGGAGCATCATGGCCGGCACCATCACCACGCCGCCGCCGACGCCGAAGAGTCCGCTGGTCACTCCCCCGAAAAGGCCGATGAGCCCTGCGATCACGTATTGCATGGGCGCTTCATGCCCCCGCCCGGCGCAGCCGACAACTCATTTCTCGGCGCCCGCCGCGCCGCGCGTCACTTCGCGGATGGCGATTTGGGCTCCACGGGCTTCGCGGGAAACGCGGGCTTCACTCCGACCGCAATGAGTCCGTCCAACTCCGGCGGAATCATCAGCGTCGAGTGGACGGTGTCCGCAAAGACCTTTCGCAGCGCGGGCATCGTGCCCACCGCCGCCGATTCCTCGCGTTCCCCTACTTTCGCCGCGCCCCGGAGCCGCAGGTGCACCAACCGGCCCGGCGCGAGCCCGGCGGGCAGCGTGACCTTCATCGTGGTGTTCGTGGCTTTCGCGGCGATGATGTCATTCTCGATCGTGAAACCCGGCGACGGCTCCGCGAACGCGAGCTTCACCGGCCCGTCGTGACCGGCGCGCGCGCAGTCCACCTTCAACGAAAAACTCCCGCCCGCCGCCGCCTCGAACTTGTCCGTGTCCACGCTCAGCGCGAACGCGGGCGCGGGCGCAAGCTCGATGCGATAGGCGAGATTCGTGCCGCCAAGCCGGTTCACCTCCTCGACGCGCAACCGATACGTGCCCGCCTCGGTGAAGGTGTTCGTGATCGCGGCCTCCTCGACCGCGGTGGGCCGCGTCGCGGCGAGGCGCGTGCCGTCGGGTTTGAACAATTCCATGTAACAGTCGCACGGCGAACCGAGCGTGCGCGTGCGGCTCGCGATGAGCAGGCGCTCGCCCTTCGCCACGGTGAACTCGAACCAGTCGCGGTCGCGCGGCCTGGCGAACCGCCCGTTCACCGCGCACGGCAGCGCGAGCTTCTGCGCGAGCGTGTTCGTGTCGTTTGGCTCCACCTCGTTCACTTCGTTGAAGCCTGTGACGAGCACGCCGCCGAAGCCCGTGGCTGCGCCGCGCGGCAGTTTCGCGTTCACCGGCACGCGGCCGGCGAAGGCGGACTTCGGCGCGAGCAGCGCCAGCGGTTTCGCCGTTTCGAGCCCCTTGCCGACGAGCGAGAAGCTTCCGGCATCGCCCGCCTTCGCCGCGAAGGGAAACGGAAATTCCACGAGCGGGAAGCTCCCCACGCGCAGCCGGTAGCGAAACGCCGCGCCGCCGCGATATTCGATGTCGCGCACCTCGATGAAATACGCGCCCGCCGCGGGAATCTCGAACAGCGCGCGGCTGTCGCGGCCCGCGGACGGGTCGTCGTCGCTCCACGCGAGCTCGCGGCCCTTCGCGTCGAACACGCGCACGACCGGGTCGAGCGCCGAGCCGAGCCGCCGCGCCACGCAGTCCACGGCGATGCGGTCGCCCTTCTTCGCGGTGAACTTGAAGAAGTCGTAGCTGAGTTCCTCGCACGCGCCGTCCACGGCCACGGGCAGCGTGAGCGCCTGCGCGTTGGTGACGGCCTTGTTCGTGCCGTTGTCCGCGATGCTCGGCAGGTCGTCCACCAGGAACGGCACGAGGCCCGAGACGCCGTTCGTCGTGGCGACGCGCACCGCGCCGATGCCGACGGGTTGCGTCGCGGGCAGCGTGAGGCGAAACGTGACCTTCGACGCGTCCGGCGCGTTCGTGCCCGCGGGCGGGACAAGCTCGGCCTTCGCGTTGAAGCTCGTCCACAGCGCGGCCGTGCCCGCGAGGTTCGCGCCGGCGAAGGTGATTTCAGTGGCCCTGCCCGGCGCGGCGGCGGCGGGCGACGCGGAGTTGACCGAGGGGCTTTGGGCGAAGCACGGAAACGCGAGCGCGAGCGCGAGGAAAGTCAGAGCCGGCTTGATGGTCACCGTCGAATCGTAACCGGCCGCGCCAGCCCGCGCCAAGCGTGGTTTGGACACGCGATTCACCCCTCACCTCATCCCTCTCAATATTCGCGCGATTTCACTTCAAGCGTTCAGTTCGCCGTTCGAACTGCGGCGGCAGTCCGCAAGCTTCACGCCACCACACCCATCACCGGCTTGCCGGCGCGCGAGCAGCACGCTCTGTCCGTAGGTCGTGCGGCCGTAGCGGTCGCGCACCTTGTCGGGCTCGCTCGCGAGGTCGAAGGCCTTGCGCAGCTTCGGCGACGTGAGCATCGCCATCGCGCGCTCGTAGTAGTCGTTGATGCCGCGCGCGGTGGCCGAGTAATCGAGCAGGCGCGCCTGCGCATCAATGAGCTTCTGCACTTCGCGGCGCTGTTGCAGGCGCCCGGGCGTGATGTCCGCGGGCAGGCTCAACTCGGGCAGCGCGAAGGCCGGGTCGTTGGGATTCTGCGTGACGAGCAGCGGGTCGTGCCCGCCGACCTTCAGCGCGTGGCGGCGGTTGAACGCCGCGGCGTGGAAGCCGGCGCAGGCGGGCGAATGGGTGCGGGTGGAGCGCATCGGTGAACCGTGGGGGAGTGTATCACCCGACCCGCGCCGGCATTGGGGGAGTTGGTCCTCAGCTCTTAATCCTGATCTTCATCCTGATCCTAATCCTCCGAACGCGCCGAGTCAGCCTTTCCCATCCGGTTGAGGAATTCAGCTTGTCCAACCGCGACGGTTCTGCAACGGTGCGGACGATCCCAGACACATTGCCGGACCCACCGTCATGAAAACCCACGCCATCCCCTCGAGTCCGTCGCGTGCGAACGTCCCGCGCGCATCAAGTGCGTCAGCAATCTCAAGCAGGTCTGCCTCGCGTTCCACGTGTTCGCCAACGACAACGACGCCCGCATGCCCTACCGCACGCAGGGCAACTGGCTCACCGGCTCGGCCGGGCAGGTCACGCCCGACGTGGCGCTCGGCGCCTGCCGCACGGTCCAGGCGGCCGGGGCGCGCTACATCCGCAGTTCCGAGGCGGTGTTCGACACGTTTGGCTTCCTTTCGAACGAGCTGGGCAGCGCGAAAATCCTGATGTGCCCCGGCGACAAGCTTCGCCGCAACGTCATGGCCACCGACTGGGGCACGACGATCAGCCCGCCGGCGAACATCGGTTACTTCGCCAACCCCAGCGGCGCGATTGTCCCCCACCCCATCCCGGGGAACTTCGCGCTCGACCGCGGCGCCGCGAGCTACGCGATCGGCTACGATGCGGATGAAATCCGTCCGACGGTTCCGCTCAGCGGCGATGGCAACATCGGCCCCGGCATCTCGGCGAGCGCCCTCTCGCCGTCGGTGCCGCCTTATGGCAGCGGGAACAACGGCCAGTCCGTGCAGGCTTACAACAGCCCGATGACGCCATCGAACGGGCGCTACGGCGGGCAGTTTTCGGTCAGCACACCGAACTCGATCGCCTGGGTCATCGGCAGCAACTCCGGCATCATGGCCGGAGGCGCGGCCGCGCACCATGACCTCGCCGGCAACATCGCGCTGTCCGACGGGAGCATCCAGCAGATGGACTCGAAGGGGTTCGACGGAATGCTCACGCTCTCAATCACCGCCGTGAATGGCACCACGGCGGGCGGCGCCTTCGTCACCGGCGTGCTGCCGCAGTGAACCGGGGCGGGATGGGGGCGCCGGAAAACCGCTTGTCAGCGTCATCCGCTTGTGCAAGCGTCCGACCAATCCAAAAGCCGGCAGCACCCCGCGGTGTGATTGGCACTTCCATCGGCCCCGCGGTCGTGTCACGGCTGAAACAAAGCCTGCCCAAGCCCACGATCATGAATGCCATCGTCTCCCGATCCGGCACGCCTCGCGCCCGCGCGCGCGGTTTCACCCTCATCGAATTGCTCGTCGTCATCGCGATCATTGCGATTCTCGCCGCCATGCTTCTCCCGGCGCTTGCGCAGGCCAAGAAGCGCGGCCAGATGGCCAAGTGCATGAGCAACAACAAACAGGTCGGAACCGCCATGATCATGTATATGAGCGACGCCGACGACAAGATGGCCTACGCGAACATCACCTTCGGCAACGCCAACCCCCTGCTCACCGCGAGCATGACGTGGGACGACTTGATCGCCAGCTACCTCGGCACGCCGCTCACGCTGGCGGAGCAGTGGTTCGTCGTGAACCAGAAAGCCACGGCCGCGCTCGCCTGCCCCTCGGACCGCAACCCGCTCTTCCGGCCGACGACCCAGGCCTTCCTCGCGACGCTGGCCAGCCCGCCGAAGTATTCGCGCCGGTCCTACACGATGCCGATGTATCAGGACACGGCGGCGCCCACGTGGCCGCCGGGGCCGGATGTGCAGGAAGGGGCCGGATTGAACTGGAGCTTCCCCGCCAATGCCGCGACGACCGCGACGTGGAACAACGCCGACTCGTCCTCGCCAAGCTTCAACGGGGTGACGCCGCCGAATCCCGCGCCAAGCCGTCAACTGGCCCTCCGTGAAAACACCTTCAACGACCCCACCGGCACGATCATGATCACCGAGTATTTCCACGTCGACAACATCGCCGGTTACCCCGACCGGGCGGTGCTTCGCGATGCGGCCGGCCACTACGCCTCGCCCGGCAGCGTCTACAACTACATCAAAAACGAGCATCACGGCATGGACAACTACAACTACCTGTTCGTGGACGGACATGCGCAATTCCTGAAGACATTCGAGACGACGCCTGCCCTCAACCAGCGCCGAGGCATGTGGAGCATCCGAAAGGGCGACTAGTTCGACCGATGATCCGCGCGCTCAACACTTGCGTGGCCGCCGGTGCGTTCGCCCTCGCGGCGTGCAGCGGCAAGCCGCCGCCCGAAGCGACCAAGCCCATCCAGGTCGCCACGCCGCCCTCCGAGCGCAAGGCGCCCGCCTCGCCCGTCACGGCACCCGCGGCAACAGCGCCCGCCGCACCGGCCGCGCCCGTTGCCGAGATGTCTCCCGCTGAAAAGGCGGCAGCCAGCGCCGACGCGCTCGCGCACTTTGGCGCAAGGATGGATCAAGCCAGCGTGCTCACCCGCGCCAACTCCGTGCTCGCGTATCACATCGACCGGTTCAAGGAGAACAACGGCCGGTGGCCCCGCAGCCTCGCCGAGGCAGGCATCGGCCTGCATCGACCTGCCCCCCGGCAAGAAAGTCCAATACAACGCCGCCACCGGCCAGGCGACGATCACGGACTAGTCGGGCCGTCCTCGCCTCGCTCGCGTTCAACTCCCTCCTTGACCTCCCGTTTCGTCGCGTCTTGGCTTCCAGCATGAACCGCCGCCGCTGGTCCGCCGCCGCGCCCGGCCTCGCCCTCACGCTCGCCCTCGCCGCCCCCGGGCCCGGGCAGGATTCCAAGCCCGCGCCCAAGGCTCCTGCGAAGCAGAAGTCAAACGTCACCTACTCCGACGCCTACGGCAAAAAAGGCGAGCAGCCCAAGCTCGACGCCGCGAAGGACCTGCCGCGATTCCCCGCGCTCTCGCCCGCCGACGCGGTCAAGTCGTTCAAAGTGAAGAAAGGCTTCCGCGTCGAGCTGGCCGCGGGCGAGCCGCTCGTGAACAGCCCCATCGCGATGGTTTTCGACGAGAACAACCGCCTCTTCGTCGTCGAGATGCGCGACTACTCCGAGCTGCGCGACGAGAAGCCCCACCTCGGCCGCGTCCGCATGCTCGAAAGCACGCGCGGCGACGGCGTGTTCGACAAGGCCACCGTCTTCGCCGACGACCTGCCGTGGCCCACGGGCGTGATCTGCTGGAACGGCGGCATCTTCGTCATCGCCACGCCGGACATCCTCTGGCTCAAGGACACCAACGGCGACGGCAAGGCCGACGAGCGCAAGGTCGTCTTCACCGGCTTCGGCTCCACGGCGTCCCGGCTCAACGTGCAGGCGTTGCCGAACAGCTTGAACTGGGGACTCGACAATCGCATCCACGGCGCGACCGCGGGCAACGGCGGCGTCATCAAACAGGTCGCCGCGAACCCGCCGCCGCCGGACCTCGCGCTGAATGGCCGCGACTTCTCCTTCGACCCGCGCACGCTCGTGATGCGCGCCGAGGGGCCGACCGCGCAATACGGGATGAGCTTCGACAGCAAGGGCCGCAAGTTCGTCTGCTCGAACTCCGACCACTTGCAGGTGCTCATGTATGACGCGCGCTACGCCGGCCGCAACCCGCACTACGCCATGCCCAGCCCGCGCGTGAGCATCGCGGCGGACGGCCCGGCGGCGGAGGTCTTCCGCATCAGCCCGGACGAACCGTGGCGCATCATCCGCACGCGCTGGCGCATCAGCGGCGTGGTGCCCGGCGGGGTCGAAGGCGGCGGGCGCGTCTCCGGCTACTTCACCGGCGCAACCGGCGCGACCATCTACCGCGGCGACGCCTACGGGCCGGACTTCGCGGACAATGCCTTCATCGGCGACGCCGGCGGCAACCTCGTTCACCGGAAGAAGATTTATCCCGCGCCCGACGGCGTGGGACTCGTCGCGAAGCGGCCGGACGACGAGCAGGGCTTCGAGTTCCTCGCGAGCACGGACACGTGGTTCCGCCCGGTGCAGTTCCAGAATGCGCCTGACGGGTGCCTCTACATCGCGGACATGTATCGCGAGGTCATCGAGCATCCGTGGAGCATTCCCGAGAGCATCAAGCAGCACATTGACCTCAACAGCGGCAGCGACCGCGGCCGCATCTGGCGCATCGTGCCGGAGAACTTCAAGCAGCCCAAACCCGCGCAGCTCGGCAAGGCCACCACTGCCGAGCTGGTGAAACTGCTCGAACATCCGAACGGCTGGCACCGAGAGACGGCGGCGCGGTTGCTTTATGAGCGGCAGGACAAGGCGGGGGTTGTGATGTTGCGGAAGTTGCTGAATGACTCACCGTTTGAGCTGACGTGCGCTCACGCGCTGCAGGGGCTGCAAGGTCTCAACGCCCTCACCGAGGCAGACTTGCTCGCAGCGCTCAGGAAGGCCGAAGGAACGCTTGCGCGGGAACGGGCCATCATGCTCAGCGAATCGTTCGCCACAAATGGAGAACTTTCCGACGACCTTCTCGGCGCGATTGCAGCCCAATGCCACCATTTCAACAATCGCCTCGCCTTTCAAGCAGCACTGACCCTGGGAGGCCTTCGCTTCAAGGACAAAGGGGCGGTGTGGATCGCGGTTGTGTTCAAGCAGTTCGATAGCCCTTGGTTCCGTTCAGCGCTGCTGAATTCGCTGGGTGATGAGGCGATTGATGTCTTTGAAGTTCTCGCCTCGCTCGCTTTGGAAGACGCAACGGTTACCGCGCCAGACTTTCACAGACTGCTGAGGGACATGGCGGCTTTGATTGGTTCCAAGAGCCAGCCAAAGAATGTCGCAAAGGTCGCGTCGCAATTGAGTGGCGCTCGCTTGCCATCCGTTGCATTCCCACTCATCCGCGCTCTCGGCGAGGGCTTGCAGCGCGCGGGCAGTTCGCTCGCGAAGGCCGACCCGGAGGGCAAGTTGAAACCGCAGTTTGCGCAGGCCGCGCGTCTCGCTGCCGACGCCAAGACGCACGAGTCCACGCGCGCCGAGGCCATTCAGTTGCTCGGCCTCACCAGTTACGCCGATTCAGGAGCGACATTGCTCGCGCTGCTCGACGCCGCGCAGCCGCAGCCCGTGCAGCTCGCCGCGCTCGGCACGCTCTCGCGCTTCACGGAGCCGGCGCTGGGCGGCGAGTTGACGAAGCGCTGGAGCGGCTTCAGTTCACGCCTCAAGAGCGAGGCGCTCACCGCGTTGCTCGCGCGGCCCGAGCGCACCGGTGCGCTGCTTGCGGCCCTCGAGGGCGGTGTCATCAAGCCCGCCGAGTTGAGTTCCACGCAGATCAAGCCGTTGCTCGCCCATCGCGACGCAGCCATCCGCGAGCGCGCCACGAAACTGCTCGGCGCCGTCCTTCCGCAACCGCGCGACACGGTGGTGAAGACCTTCATGCCCGCGCTTACAATGAAAGGCGACGCGGCCAAGGGCAAAGCCATCTACACCGAGCGCTGCGCCTCGTGCCACCGTGCCGGCACGGAGGGCTTTGTGCTCGGCCCCGACCTCGTGACCGTGAAGAACACCGGCGCGGAGAAACTGCTCGTGAACATCCTCGACCCAAACCGCGAGGTCGCGCCGCAGTTCCTCGCCTTCACCGTCGAGACGAAGGACGACGAGAGCCTCGCCGCGCTCATCGCGAACGAGACCACCACGCACGTCACGCTGCGCATGGCCAGCGGCATCGAGCGGACGCTCCCGCGCGCGAGCATCCGCGGCATGAAAAGCTCCGGCCAGTCGCTCATGCCCGAGGGTCTTGAACAGAATCTCACGCCGCAGGGGCTGGCGGACTTGATCGAGTTCGTGATGACCCTGAAATAGGAGCGCCGCGCTGGATCGTCGCCGCGAAACACAGCGGCGCAGATCACCCCGCGGCAAGGGCTGGCGCGGGAAGGGTCATGCGGGTCGCGCCGATGTCTGGCGGACCCGCGGCACGGTGCAAGCCACGTTGCCGGCGGCGGGCAGGAAAAGTTTTCGACTTCGATTCTTCTCCGCACAACACTCGCCCACTGAAGCGCCGATGAACCGCATCCGACTCCTGCCCGACCACGTGGCGAACCAGATCGCCGCGGGCGAGGTCGTCGAACGGCCCGCGAGTGTCGTCAAGGAACTCGTCGAGAACGCGCTCGACGCGCAGGCCGCGCGCATCCACGTCGAGGTGCAGGCCGGCGGGCGCAGCCTCATCCGCGTGACGGATGACGGCCTGGGCATGAGCCGCGACGACGCGCTGCTCTGCCTCGAACGCCACGCGACGAGCAAGATCCGGCGCGCCGAGGACCTCGCGTCCATCGGCACGATGGGCTTCCGCGGCGAGGCGCTTCCGAGCATCGCAAGCGTGAGCCGGTTCACGCTCACGACGCGCGAGCGCGACAGCGGCTCGCCCGAGGGCACGCAGGTCGTGATCAACGGCGGCAAGATCATCGAGGTGAGGGCGGCGGGTTGCGCGCCGGGCACAAGCGTCGAGGCGCGGCAGCTTTTCTTCAACCTGCCCGCGCGCCGCAAATTCCTCCGCGCCGAGGAAACGGAGCGCGCGCACATCCAGCACTACGTGATGCTCGCCGCGCTGGCGCATCCGCACGTCGCCTTCAGCTTCACGCACGACGGCCGGGCCGTGTGGCAGTTGCCCGCGGCGAAGTCCGGCGCGGACGCCGCGTCGCAACTCGCCGCGCTGCGCGAGCGCCTCCGCGCCTTTCACGGCGCGGAACTCAAGCTGCTCCCCGTGGACTGCACGGGCACGATTGACGCAAGCGTCATGGAAGACGCCTCCGCTCCATCCGCGACCGGCAACCGGCAATCACAAATCCGGCTCCGGGGTTTCCTCGGCGCGCCCGGTGTGTCGCGCGCGACGCGCGAGGACCAGCACTTGTTCGTGAACCGCCGCCCGGTCGAGAACCGCGGGCTGAACCATGCGCTCATCGAGGGCTACCACACCGCGCTCATGAAGGGCCGCTTCCCCGTGTGCTGCCTGTTCCTCGAGATCGACCCGGCCGAGGTGGACGTGAACATCCATCCCGCGAAGCGCGAGGTGAAATTCCACCGCGAACGCGACGTGCGCGGGTTCGTTTCAGAATCCGTCCGCCAGACGCTGCTCGCGTTCCATCGCGGCACGGCGGAGATCGACGCTCAAGGCTCGACGGTCAAGGTTCAAAGTTCTTCGAGCCCGGCGCCGCGCGAGATTTCGATTCCCGGTCACCCGCAGGTCGGGAAGGCCGCCGTCGCGGAACCGCCGCAGTTGCCGAACTTCCCGCTGCCCGCCAAGCCCATCCCCGAATGGCCTGTCGCGCGCGGCGAACAACGCCCGCTCCCCATGGGCTTCGCGCCGCCCGCCCCCGTCACGCAGCACACACCACGCACCACTCCGCCCCCGTCCACCATTCCCCATCCCCCATCCGCCCCGCCCCCGCTGCTCGCCGTCCCGCTCCGCATCCTCGGCGTGGTGGGCCGCCTCTACGTGGTGCTGGAGTCGGACCGCGGCCTGGTGCTGATGGATCAGCATGCGGCGCACGAGCGCGTGCTGTTCGAGCAAATGCTCGCGCGGCTCGAGGCGGGCGGCGTGGCGGCGTCGCAAAAGCTTCTGTTGCCGGAGACGGTCGATCTGTCGCCGCGCGACGCGCAGTTCCTCCGCGACCTGCTGCCCACGCTCACGCGGCTCGGCGTGGGACTCGCGGAGTTCGGCGAGCGCACGTTCCTGCTCGACGGCCTGCCGCCGCTGGTGAAGACATCGGACGCGCGGCGGTTCGTGCTGGAGCTGGTGGACGAGCTGAAGGCCGCGGGCGACGGCGTCAACCCGCTGCGGCTCGGCGAAGCCGTCGTGACCAAGACCGTGTGCCGCCACGCGGTGAAGGCGAACGACCCGCTCGCGCTGCCGGAGCTGGAGGCGCTGCTCGCGGACCTGCGGCGCTGCGCGATGCCCTATACCTGCCCGCACGGCCGCCCGACGCTCATCGAGATGAACTTCCGCGAACTGGAAAAAAAGTTCGGAAGGACGCAGTGAGATGGAACAGGCCGCCAGCCGGGTGACAATCGCATGAAACCAACGGACGGCCGGTTCATCGTCATCACCGGAGTCACGCGCGGGCTGGGGCGCGCGATGGCGGTGGAGTTTGCGCGGCTCGGTCACAGGGTCGCGGGCTGCGGGCGTTCGGAGGACGCGGTCGAGCGGCTTCGCGTGGACCTCGGCGCGCCGCACGACTTCGACTGCGTGGACGTCGCGGACGACGAAGCGGTCGAACGCTGGGCGGCGCGGCTGGTCGAGGCGTTCGGTGCGCCGCAGTTGGTGTTGAACAATGCCGCGCTCATCAACCGCAACGCGCCGCTCTGGCGGGTGGGCGCGGAGGAATTCTCGGCGGTGATTGACGTGAATCTCAAGGGCGTGGCGAACGTGATCCGGTGGTTCGCGCCGCCGATGATCGCGCGCAAGGCGGGAGTCATCGTCAACTTCAGCTCCGGTTGGGGCCGCTCGACGGACGCGCAGGTCGCGCCGTATTGCGCGACGAAGTGGGCCATCGAGGGCCTCACGCAGTCGCTCGCGCAGGAACTTCCCGACGGGCTCGCGGCGGTCGCGCTCAACCCGGGCATCATCCACACGGATATGTTGCAGAGCTGCTTCGGGTCGTCCGCCGCGGGCTTTCCATCTCCGCGCGCGTGGGCGCAGACGGCGGTGCCGTTCCTCCTCAAGCTTGGCCCGAAGGACAACGGCAAGCCGCTCACCGCGCCGGGCGGTTGAGGCGCCGCCTTGCAGAATCGGACTTCCCGCGTCTGCGGGGGGCGTTTATCCTGCGCGGCAACGACGGTCCTTGCGTCCATGGTCCACACGCCCGTCTTCCTCGCGCGCGCCTTGTCCGGCGGCGCGCTGGTGCTCGCCGTCGCGCGTGCCGACGCGGCGTCGCCGCGCGCGAGCGGAGCGGCCTTGTGGACGTGACCAACGCGGCGTGGGAGCGCGGGCTCAAGGAAACACCCGGCGGCATCGGGCGCGGGAAGGGCAGATGAGCTTCAAGTTCCAAGTTGCGATTCCGGCGCGACGCGGACGGGGCTCGCGCGGCTCGATCGCGACCCAGGATCCGGAACCTTGAACTTTGAACTTTGAACTTCGGAACCGCCGGTCTTAATCCACGACCATGAGCCGCACCGCCGGGGAGCACTTCCAGCAACTCGACACGTATCTGCGACGCACGCCGCGGCTGGGCGCCGGGGTTTACCTCGCGAACACAGCCGTGGTTGTCGGCGACGTGACGATCGGTGACCACTCGAGCGTGTGGTTCGGCTCGGTGCTTCGCGGCGACATCAACCGCATCGAGATCGGGCACCACTCCAACATTCAAGACCTCTCGATGGTCCATCTGGCGGATGATTTCCCGTGCCTGATCGGCAACTGGGTCACCGTCGGCCACTCCGCCGTGGTGCACGCCTGCACCATCGCGGACGAGTGCCTCATCGGGATGGGCGCGACGATCCTCGACGGCGCGGAGATCGGCGCGCAGTCCATCGTGGGTGCGAACGCGTTGGTGACGCAGCGCACGAAGATTCCGCCG from Verrucomicrobiota bacterium includes the following:
- a CDS encoding prepilin-type N-terminal cleavage/methylation domain-containing protein; this translates as MNAIVSRSGTPRARARGFTLIELLVVIAIIAILAAMLLPALAQAKKRGQMAKCMSNNKQVGTAMIMYMSDADDKMAYANITFGNANPLLTASMTWDDLIASYLGTPLTLAEQWFVVNQKATAALACPSDRNPLFRPTTQAFLATLASPPKYSRRSYTMPMYQDTAAPTWPPGPDVQEGAGLNWSFPANAATTATWNNADSSSPSFNGVTPPNPAPSRQLALRENTFNDPTGTIMITEYFHVDNIAGYPDRAVLRDAAGHYASPGSVYNYIKNEHHGMDNYNYLFVDGHAQFLKTFETTPALNQRRGMWSIRKGD
- a CDS encoding sulfite exporter TauE/SafE family protein, encoding MQYVIAGLIGLFGGVTSGLFGVGGGVVMVPAMMLLLKMDIKMAVGTSLAVIIPTALSGTIKHHAQGHVDWRAAASLIPMAILGGYLGALLVGHIPSEMLKRGFGAFLVLVGVKLLFFK
- a CDS encoding DUF1501 domain-containing protein, whose protein sequence is MRSTRTHSPACAGFHAAAFNRRHALKVGGHDPLLVTQNPNDPAFALPELSLPADITPGRLQQRREVQKLIDAQARLLDYSATARGINDYYERAMAMLTSPKLRKAFDLASEPDKVRDRYGRTTYGQSVLLARRQAGDGCGGVKLADCRRSSNGELNA
- a CDS encoding c-type cytochrome, producing the protein MNRRRWSAAAPGLALTLALAAPGPGQDSKPAPKAPAKQKSNVTYSDAYGKKGEQPKLDAAKDLPRFPALSPADAVKSFKVKKGFRVELAAGEPLVNSPIAMVFDENNRLFVVEMRDYSELRDEKPHLGRVRMLESTRGDGVFDKATVFADDLPWPTGVICWNGGIFVIATPDILWLKDTNGDGKADERKVVFTGFGSTASRLNVQALPNSLNWGLDNRIHGATAGNGGVIKQVAANPPPPDLALNGRDFSFDPRTLVMRAEGPTAQYGMSFDSKGRKFVCSNSDHLQVLMYDARYAGRNPHYAMPSPRVSIAADGPAAEVFRISPDEPWRIIRTRWRISGVVPGGVEGGGRVSGYFTGATGATIYRGDAYGPDFADNAFIGDAGGNLVHRKKIYPAPDGVGLVAKRPDDEQGFEFLASTDTWFRPVQFQNAPDGCLYIADMYREVIEHPWSIPESIKQHIDLNSGSDRGRIWRIVPENFKQPKPAQLGKATTAELVKLLEHPNGWHRETAARLLYERQDKAGVVMLRKLLNDSPFELTCAHALQGLQGLNALTEADLLAALRKAEGTLARERAIMLSESFATNGELSDDLLGAIAAQCHHFNNRLAFQAALTLGGLRFKDKGAVWIAVVFKQFDSPWFRSALLNSLGDEAIDVFEVLASLALEDATVTAPDFHRLLRDMAALIGSKSQPKNVAKVASQLSGARLPSVAFPLIRALGEGLQRAGSSLAKADPEGKLKPQFAQAARLAADAKTHESTRAEAIQLLGLTSYADSGATLLALLDAAQPQPVQLAALGTLSRFTEPALGGELTKRWSGFSSRLKSEALTALLARPERTGALLAALEGGVIKPAELSSTQIKPLLAHRDAAIRERATKLLGAVLPQPRDTVVKTFMPALTMKGDAAKGKAIYTERCASCHRAGTEGFVLGPDLVTVKNTGAEKLLVNILDPNREVAPQFLAFTVETKDDESLAALIANETTTHVTLRMASGIERTLPRASIRGMKSSGQSLMPEGLEQNLTPQGLADLIEFVMTLK
- a CDS encoding MBL fold metallo-hydrolase; the protein is MTSDPGPSHPGADKPRRRLPRSFSDLTPSRHFSPRTFFREMVWKAWLTRRTGAHRAPAFPRLREGQMAVTWIGHASFLVQFTDLNVLVDPNFANWLFLIKRIKRAGLKLKDLPPVDLVLLTHAHFDHFHKPTLRRLPHPKIGVMPWGMGDLARGLGFSRIVELQWWESFQHGDWRVTLTPCKHWGARMLHDQHRGYGGFVLEHQGRSVYHAGDSAYFEGFKDIGVRLKPQVALLPIGAYFPESFRNVHMGPDDAVKVFRD